TCTACCACCCCCTTGCAGCGCCGCCTGGCCGGCCGCGACATCCCCGCCATCGGCCTCGGCCTGATGGGCATGAGCGAGTTTTACGGCGCCGTCGACGACGCCGAATCCCTGGCCACCCTGCATGCCGCGCGCGAGCTCGGGGTGCGCCACCTCGACACCGCCGACACCTACGGCTCCGGCCACAACGAGCGCCTGCTCGGCCGCTTCCTGGCCGGGCTGAGCCCGGCGCAGCGGGCGGACATGGTGGTAGCCAGCAAGTTCGGCATCAAGCGCCCACCGGGCACCTACGAGCGCCACATCGACAACTCCGCCGCCTATGCCCGCGCCGCCTGCGAGGCCTCGCTGCAGCGCCTGGGGCTGGAGCGCATCGAACTGTTCTATGTGCACCGCCGCGACCCGGCCGTGCCGATCGAGGAGCTGATGCTGACCCTGGCCGACCTCAAGGCCGAGGGCAAGATCGGCGCCGTGGGCCTGTCCGAGGTCAGCGAAGAGACGCTGCGCCGCGCCCATGCGGTGCTGCCGGTGGCGGCGCTGCAGAATGAGTATTCGCTCTGGGAGCGCAGCGCCGAGCAGGCCATGCTGGCCGTGACCGCCGAGCTGGGCGTGGCCTTCGTCGCCTACAGCCCGCTGGGCCGCGCCTTGCTGAGCGCCCAGCTGCCCGCCACGCAAGACCTGGCCCCCGATGACTTCCGCCGCACCCTGCCGCGCTTCAATGGCGAGGCCGGAGAGCACAACCGCTCCCTGGCCGAGCGCTTGGCCGGCCTGGCGGCAGACTGGGGTCACAGCGCCGCCCAGCTGGCCTTGGCCTGGGTGCTGCACCAGCAGCCCCACACCCTGGTCATCCCCGGCACGCGGCGGCAGAAGCACCTGCTCAGCAACTGGGCCGCCGGCCAGATCCATCTGGACCCGGCCCAGGTCGACACTCTGAACCGCCTCTTCGCGCCGGGCAGCGTGGCCGGTTCGCGCTACACCGAGCTGGGCTGGGTGGGCATCGAGTCGGCGCGCGGCTGAACGGCGCGCCTCACTTCCTTCTTTCTATCTATCTTTCAAGCCAAGCTGCGCCCCAGCAGCTCGCCCGCCGCCACGGCCCCGAGCGGCCGGCTGAGGTGATAACCCTGCAGCTGCGTGCAGCCGAGCTCGCGGGCCGCCTGGGCCTGCTGCTCGTTTTCCACGCCCTCGGCCACCACCTCCAGGCTCAACGAGCGGCCGAGCGCGCAGGTGGCTTTGACGATGGCGCTGGCCTGGGGCTCGGGCAGGGGGTCGATCATGCTGCGGTCCAGCTTCATGGTGCTGATGGGCAGCTGGCGCAGCATGGTCAGCGAGCTCTGGCCGGTGCCGAAGTCGTCCATGCTGCAGAGCACGCCGGCCTTGCGCAGGCGCTGCAGCTGGGGCAGCACGCGGCCCAGGTGGCCGATGGCGGCGGTTTCGGTGATCTCGATCTCCAGGCTCTGGTGCGGCAGGCCCAGCTCGTCCAGGCGGGCCAGCAGGCGGTCGGCAAAGCCGATGTCGTCGAACTGCAGGGGCGAGACATTGACGGCCACCGGCACCAGCAGGCCCCAACGGTCCAGCCAGTCGCGCAGCTGCTGGGTGGCGGTGTCGATGATGAGCTGGCCGAGCGCGCTGATCTGGCCGGTGCGCTCGGCGGCGGGCACGAAATCGGCCGGGCTGACCCGGCCCAGGCCCGGGCGTTCCCAGCGCACCAAGGCCTCAAAGCCGCAGAGCTTGCGGCTGTCGGCGCGGAACTTGGGCTGGTACTCGAGCAGGAACTCACGCTCGACGATAGCCCGGCCCAGCGATTGTTCGGCCTCCAGCCGCGCCCGCGAACGCACATTCATGCGCGGCTCAAAGAACTCGCAGGCGCTGCCCGCGCGCTGCTTGGCGCGGTGCATGGCCGAATCGGCGGCGCGCAGCAGGCTGTCCACATCCTCGCCGTCCTCGGGGAAACGGGCCACGCCCATGGACAGATGCACGAACAAGGCCTCACCGTCCACCTCGAAGGGCTGCTCCAGCAACAGCAGGATCTGGTCCAGCACCGGCTGCACCTCGCGGCGCTCGGCCACCTCCTCCAGCAGCACCAGGAACTGGTCCTCGCCCAGGCGCATCAGCATGGCCTGCACCGGCAGCTGGCGGCACAGGCGGCGCGCCACCGAGTGCAGCAGGGCATCGCCGACGGCATGGCCCAGGCTTTCGTTGATCAGCTGGAAGCGGTCGACATCGGCCGAGATCAGCGCGAAGGGCGCGCCGCCGGTGCGCGTCAGTTCGCGCAAGCGGGCGACGGCAAAGTTGCGGTTGGGCAGATCGGTCAGCTCGTCGTGCAGGGCCTGGCGGCGCAGGGCGTCGACGGCGCGCTGGCGCGAGCTGTCATCGACCATCACCAGCAGCTCGGCCGGCGCACCGTCCCACTCCAGATGGCTGGACAGACCGCGCACATGGATGAGCTGGCCCTCGCGGGTGAGGCGGGTGGCCTCCCATTCGATGCGGGCCTGCGGATCGGCCAGCACCCGGGCATGGCGCTCGCGGGCGCTGGCCTGCTGCTCCATGGGCACCAGCTCGGACAGCACCTCCACCGGCCGCTGCAGCAGCAGCGCCGCCTCACCAGGCTGGTAGCCGAACATGCTCATGGCCGCCGGGTTGGCATAGACGGCGCGGTGGTCCTGCAGCACCACCAGGCCTTGCAGGGAATGCTGGGTCAGCTGGGTGAAGCGCTCGTTCTGGCGCCGCGTCTCGGCATGGGCGCGGGCCACCGACAGCAGGATCAGGCCCAGCGACAAGGTGGTCTGCACAAACAGGCCCAGGGTGTGGGTGATGTTCGAGCGGCCCAGCGGATGCAGCATGGGGCTGCTGCCATGAACCAGGCCCACAGCCACGAAGCAGAGCGCAACAAAGCGCTCGCCGGCATTGCCGCCCTGGCCCATCCACCAGGCGCAGGCCCAGGAACCGGTCACCAGATAGACCGTCGCCAGCAGCACGGCATGGCGATGGTCCACGCGCGCCAGCGAGGCCACGCTGACCATCATCAGCACGAAGGCCGGAAGCCAGAACTTGCGCGGCCAGCTGAGGTTGCGGTAGACCCGGGCCCCCGCCACCAGCAACATCAGCGAGCCCATGATGCTGCAGGAGGCGGCCAGGGCCTGGAGATCGTCCTGCCAGGTCAGCGATTGCTCGGGCGCCAGGGCGATGCCCAGGGTCAGGCCGGTGGACAGCAGAATCCAGCTGTAGCCCCAGAGCCGCACATGCACGAAACGCGGGTCCTGCCGCCACAGCAGCAGCAACGCGATGCCCAGCATCGCGTTCAACCCGGATCCGATCAGCATCAGCGAAGTCATGAGAGACAGGCATTCGACCCCCGGGCAAGACAGGGGCGGCTGTGGCGACACGAGCCCCGATGCTAGCTTGCAGTGACAATAAGCGCTCAAGACCTTGCGAGGGCCTGTTGCCCTGGCTGCTCACCGACATCTCCGCACACACCATGACCCAGCGCGTCCTGACCGGCATCACCACCACCGGCACCCTGCACCTCGGCAACTACGTCGGCGCCATCCGCCCGGCCATCGCCGCCAGCCGCGAGGCTGGGGTGGAGAGCTTTTTCTTCATGGCGGATTACCACGCCCTGAT
This region of Paucibacter aquatile genomic DNA includes:
- a CDS encoding aldo/keto reductase; translation: MNSQSTTPLQRRLAGRDIPAIGLGLMGMSEFYGAVDDAESLATLHAARELGVRHLDTADTYGSGHNERLLGRFLAGLSPAQRADMVVASKFGIKRPPGTYERHIDNSAAYARAACEASLQRLGLERIELFYVHRRDPAVPIEELMLTLADLKAEGKIGAVGLSEVSEETLRRAHAVLPVAALQNEYSLWERSAEQAMLAVTAELGVAFVAYSPLGRALLSAQLPATQDLAPDDFRRTLPRFNGEAGEHNRSLAERLAGLAADWGHSAAQLALAWVLHQQPHTLVIPGTRRQKHLLSNWAAGQIHLDPAQVDTLNRLFAPGSVAGSRYTELGWVGIESARG
- a CDS encoding putative bifunctional diguanylate cyclase/phosphodiesterase, yielding MLIGSGLNAMLGIALLLLWRQDPRFVHVRLWGYSWILLSTGLTLGIALAPEQSLTWQDDLQALAASCSIMGSLMLLVAGARVYRNLSWPRKFWLPAFVLMMVSVASLARVDHRHAVLLATVYLVTGSWACAWWMGQGGNAGERFVALCFVAVGLVHGSSPMLHPLGRSNITHTLGLFVQTTLSLGLILLSVARAHAETRRQNERFTQLTQHSLQGLVVLQDHRAVYANPAAMSMFGYQPGEAALLLQRPVEVLSELVPMEQQASARERHARVLADPQARIEWEATRLTREGQLIHVRGLSSHLEWDGAPAELLVMVDDSSRQRAVDALRRQALHDELTDLPNRNFAVARLRELTRTGGAPFALISADVDRFQLINESLGHAVGDALLHSVARRLCRQLPVQAMLMRLGEDQFLVLLEEVAERREVQPVLDQILLLLEQPFEVDGEALFVHLSMGVARFPEDGEDVDSLLRAADSAMHRAKQRAGSACEFFEPRMNVRSRARLEAEQSLGRAIVEREFLLEYQPKFRADSRKLCGFEALVRWERPGLGRVSPADFVPAAERTGQISALGQLIIDTATQQLRDWLDRWGLLVPVAVNVSPLQFDDIGFADRLLARLDELGLPHQSLEIEITETAAIGHLGRVLPQLQRLRKAGVLCSMDDFGTGQSSLTMLRQLPISTMKLDRSMIDPLPEPQASAIVKATCALGRSLSLEVVAEGVENEQQAQAARELGCTQLQGYHLSRPLGAVAAGELLGRSLA